From a region of the Tachypleus tridentatus isolate NWPU-2018 chromosome 1, ASM421037v1, whole genome shotgun sequence genome:
- the LOC143229039 gene encoding uncharacterized protein LOC143229039, with protein sequence MGVEISPAHYPQLDIKCVTTPVTNVAVSMCDSRAHGAKRKFGEVSEMEAVDSKQSIYPSQRQLVFNMSICKLNRLPMRQTLSLRRSVLIYNTMRIIQRECEQEGVKMNYGSSGHLVCSPHSLQVMTLDPPPDHKSVKADGMPQKSYIPLDNLMSSTSPSATAIDRMRMDVEDCNTVTSSEMEDIRSSYLNNVLTAVDGLSPRSHSAKALAEGSDVRNDNQPDDDDERYIMDLDSSSVKLTPFIKTLCDCLDSGAFWNEEGDRLTILNWSSVLNFSSSLNTTETTAIDGNFTVDYHCNSSCIGTSNPPVSLGTSIESSQLHTLTPVTSSPLMTVMTSLSSVVTPEDKAHSSPTLTSIGSSPVTISGSSGLNPGEEIFGDIDLSLYDFDVYSPLSPPNVKLAPVSAEDLLRFLVDSGPSPYQVTTVVS encoded by the exons ATGGGTGTTGAGATTTCCCCAGCTCACTATCCCCAACTGGACATCAAG tgTGTTACAACTCCCGTCACCAATGTAGCAGTCAGCATGTGCGATTCTCGGGCCCATGGCGCCAAACGGAAATTTGGCGAAGTTTCAGAAATGGAAGCAGTGGATTCTAAACAATCCATCTATCCCAGCCAGCGACAGTTGGTGTTTAATATGAGCATTTGTAAGTTGAATAGACTGCCCATGAGACAGACACTAAGTCTCAGACGTTCTGTTCTTATTTACAATACCATGCGTATTATTCAAAGAGAATGTGAACAGGAAGGAGTGAAAATGAATTACGGTTCTAGTGGTCATCTCGTGTGTTCCCCTCATAGCCTCCAGGTTATGACCCTTGATCCGCCTCCAGATCATAAATCCGTTAAAGCAGATGGAATGCCACAAAAATCTTATATTCCTCTTGATAACTTAATGTCTTCTACCTCTCCATCAGCGACGGCCATCGACAGAATGAGAATGGATGTTGAAGACTGCAACACAGTGACGTCTTCAGAAATGGAAGATATTCGTAGTAGCTACCTGAACAACGTTCTAACAGCAGTAGATGGTCTTAGTCCTAGGTCCCACTCTGCAAAAGCTTTAGCTGAAGGAAGTGATGTACGCAACGACAACCAGCCTGATGATGATGACGAAAGATATATTATGGACCTTGACAGTTCCTCTGTTAAATTGACCCCTTTTATCAAGACGCTGTGCGATTGTCTCGATTCTGGTGCTTTCTGGAACGAAGAAGGAGATAGATTAACCATTCTAAATTGGAGTTCAGTTCTTAACTTTAGTTCCTCATTAAACACTACTGAAACAACTGCCATTGATGGAAATTTTACCGTTGACTACCATTGTAATTCTTCTTGCATTGGAACTTCGAATCCACCAGTTAGTCTTGGGACATCGATAGAATCTTCCCAACTTCATACACTCACGCCAGTTACCAGCAGTCCACTGATGACCGTCATGACATCATTGTCTTCTGTGGTTACGCCCGAAGATAAAGCCCACTCAAGCCCAACTTTAACTTCAATTGGTTCATCTCCTGTAACCATTAGCGGTTCCAGTGGTTTAAACCCAGGGGAAGAAATTTTTGGAGACATTGATTTATCGCTCTATGATTTTGATGTGTATTCTCCACTGTCTCCCCCCAACGTGAAATTAGCTCCAGTAAGCGCCGAAGACCTATTGAGGTTTTTGGTAGATAGTGGTCCTTCACCATACCAAGTCACTACTGTGGTCTCATGA